A genomic stretch from bacterium includes:
- a CDS encoding TetR/AcrR family transcriptional regulator — MRTPAEVERPAGPELSRRERRKLEVRSRILEAGVALIEEIGLEATRVVEICERADVAHKTFFNHFTSKQQLLDEIAERALNELLANIEQARKQPTSTRGRIQHFFENLAHNLDEAGPMHRELIGEIVRIIHAAGDEPEQARKLHDAFESIICEGAASGDLADLHGFETLTEMLMGAFYVLMFNWANLEHYPVRERALATARFLADSMTIPTEG; from the coding sequence ATGAGGACACCTGCTGAGGTCGAGCGCCCTGCGGGACCGGAACTCAGCCGCCGCGAACGTCGCAAGTTGGAGGTCCGGAGCCGGATTCTCGAGGCCGGCGTCGCGCTGATCGAGGAGATCGGCCTCGAGGCGACCCGGGTCGTGGAGATCTGCGAGCGAGCCGACGTTGCCCACAAGACCTTCTTCAACCATTTCACGTCCAAGCAGCAACTGCTGGACGAGATCGCGGAACGCGCGCTGAACGAACTGCTGGCGAATATCGAGCAGGCCCGCAAACAGCCCACCTCGACCCGCGGTCGGATCCAACACTTCTTCGAGAATCTCGCCCACAACCTGGACGAGGCAGGCCCGATGCACCGCGAGCTGATCGGCGAGATCGTGCGCATCATTCACGCAGCAGGCGATGAGCCCGAACAGGCGCGCAAGCTGCACGACGCGTTCGAGTCGATCATCTGCGAAGGCGCGGCTTCCGGCGACCTGGCCGACCTGCACGGCTTCGAAACACTGACCGAGATGCTGATGGGTGCCTTCTATGTGTTGATGTTCAACTGGGCGAACCTGGAGCACTACCCGGTGCGAGAGCGCGCGCTTGCCACCGCGAGATTCCTCGCGGATTCCATGACAATTCCAACGGAGGGTTGA